In the Arachis ipaensis cultivar K30076 chromosome B04, Araip1.1, whole genome shotgun sequence genome, GTTCCTCCCTCACAACTCATGTTGCATCTTTGGAAGGTATTGCAAACGGGTCGGCTGACTCGTTTGACGAAGACGAGATTGAGGATGATAGCGGAGACGAAGCAGAAGTTATTCCGGAAACCCAACCGCTTCAAGAAGAAACATTTATCCCAACTCAGGTCGAACCGATAAATGTCATGGGGGTAGGAAGTGTTTCCAGCAGCACTCTCGGCCACTATCTGCAACTGAGTCTTGGTCCGATGCACTCGACTACCGCGGAAGACATACCGAGCAACTATGCTTTGATCAGTGAAGTGGAGCTGGAGATTGGATTGAAATTCCAAAATAAAGAAACAACGATGCTTGCGGTTAAGAACTACAACATTCGTAGAAGTGCAGAATTCAAAGTGGTAGAGTCAGATCATACTCGGTATGTATGTCAATGCAAACTGTTTGGTAAGCAGTGTCACTGGATGGTAAAGGTTGCGAAGACGAGGGCTTCCAGATTTTGGGAAATCCGAAAATACCAAGGGACTCACAGTTGTTTGGCATCTGCGACATTGCAAGATCATGCTCAACTTGATTCAAATGTCATATTCTAGCACATATTCTCATGGTTCAAGTAGACACGACCATTTGCATAAAAGTGTTGCAGGGTTCTGTGGAGTCAGCGTACAGATACAAGGTGTCTTACAAGAAGGTTTGGTTAGCAAAGCTAAAGGCAATAGCCAGAATCTATGGAGACTAGGATGATTCATACAACCAGCTGCGGAGATATTTCAACACATTGCAAACTTTCATTCCAAGTAAGAACATACGCTTGACTTATGTCGGCATGCGCTGTTGTTTTTTTTTGTAACTCTGTTTTGATAAATTTGCATTACCGTCGTAGGTACAATTTTCGATCTTCAAACCCGACCGTACTATGTCGACAACACGCTCGACCGTGATAGTGTCATGTTTCATCACGTATTATGGTCATTTCTATCATGTGTTGAAGCATTCAAGCACTGCAAGCCACTAGTCTTGGTGGACGGAACACACTTGTATGGCAAGTACATGGGGACATTATTGATGGGAATAGCTCAGGATGGAAACAACAACATACTTCCCATAGATTTCGTGCTTGTGGAAAAGGAGAACACAGACTCGTGGTACTTCTTTCTGACCAACTTAAGGAGGCATGTGACCACTCAGCTGGGGATTCTACTTATCTCTGACAGGCATGCAGTTATAAAGGCCGCGCTGGAGTGAGATGGGTGTGGATGGGAACACAATATTTATTGTGTCAGACACATTGCCTCTAACTTTGCAACAAACTTCAAGAGCAAGGAAGCCAAAAGGCACATTGTTAACGCGGCATACTCGAAGACGCAAGAGCAGGCGCAATACTACCTTGAGTTAATCAACGCCGAGGATCTTGCCACCTCCCCGGCAATGATGGCTTGGATTAGAGGGTTAGAGCCACCGAAATGGCTCCAACACCGGGACGAGGGTCGCCGATACGGTCACATGACAATGAATCTTTCTGAGTGTATCAACTCTGTTCTCAAGGTAACTCATAATCTTCCAGTTTGTGCAATTGTTAATTCTACCTATCACCGCCTAAATGCATTGTTTGTCAACAAGGGTCGACAGGCAGAAGCACAGGTTGCATGTGGCTAGATCTTTTTGCAATTCTTGCAAAAGGAAATACTTGCAAATAGGGAGGGAATCACGCAGATGCTTGTCACATCATACGACAGGACGACGTCGATATTCATTGTTGATGAGATAGCAGTCGTCGGGGCACAGTCCTGGTTCAGAGTTTTCCTCCAACAGCGACGGTGTGACTGCGGATACTTCCAAACCTTGCACTACCCGTGTGCTCATGCGCTAGCTGCATGTACCCATGCAAGGCTTGACTGGCAGTGTTATGTCGACGATGTGTATCGTGTTGAAAATGTGTTCCGGGTATATCAGATGGAGTTTTCACCGTTGCCCAACGAGGAAGTTTGGCCACCACACGAAGGACAGCGTCTCCGTCCCAACCCCCACATGCGACGATCAATAGAAGGCCAACCTATTCCATAAGGCTTCGGAATGAGATGAACAACGTCGAGCCCGGTCCTGGAAAGCGATGTGGTCTCTGCAGGCAACCAAGGCATACCAGGAGACACTGTCCCCATGTAGCTGGCACTTAGTGCCGTGGCCATCAGGGGTGGAAAAAGGCTAGTCGGCCTGCAGCCTGGCCCATATTGGGCctggcctgttataaaataggtaCAGACTTAAGCTCTTTTAAAAGTAATATATTAATAGGTCAGGTCTAGGCTCACTAATTAGCCTTATTGGCCTATCAGGCCTGTCTGAGcctgttaaaatataattaaatatataaataattttttattattaacaaaattatgagatattttaaatttattatattttattataaatatttttgtatattttaaatactttaaaagATTAAAAATTCTTACACAGAACTCTGGTGGATCAAGGGAGTTCAGCCGACATATTattcaaataaatatttttaataaaaatgatttttttaaataatatttttatttttgaaaaaaaaattattaggctTTTTAACAGGTTTCAGGCCAGACCAGGCTGAACAACAGGCTAAGCCTAGTACTTTATAAAGAGCCTATAACAGACTGCAGGCTAGGCTCAACCCAATTAACTACATAACAGGCCAGACCTATTAAGAGcaaagcctggcctggcctgacCTGTTTCCACCCTTAGTGGCCGTCCACTGCATTGTGTGTTCTTTTATTTCCGTTGTATTTTAATTCGACAATGACGGGTGTGTCTCAGATTATCTGTTATTAATGAATTCGATgcattgttttgtttgttttcacaAGAAAATACAAGTTTGCACAAATTGGAATACGAAATAGCAATAATGAATTAAACGAAAACAACAACGGCATAATGGGGACATCAAACTCCACAATAACGAACAAGCATTCGGAAAGTAAAACAATAAAGAACATAAAACATACAGCCATCAAGCATGAGataaaaaacataaaacaaaataCAACAAACTAAAACCCTAAGACATGACATAAACTAAAAATGAGAAGAAACAACAACCATGACGAAAATACGACTCCAGCAAAGCCATAAAATGAACTAGTGCTGGTGGCCAAcctgtctgatgagcggataatttatacgctttttggcattgtttttagtatgtttttagtagaatctagttacttttagggatgttttcattagtttttatgttaaattcacatttctggactttactatgagtttgtgtatttttttgtgatttcaggtattttctggctgaaattgagggacttgagcagaaatcagattcagaggttgaagaaggactgctgatgctgttggattctgacctccctgcactcaaaatggcttttctggagctacagaactcaaaatagcacccttccaattgcgttggaaagtagacatccagggatttccatcaatatat is a window encoding:
- the LOC107637004 gene encoding uncharacterized protein LOC107637004 translates to MELCVKLQDVSGSSSSSNNVEELGNFGDGEAIPFPEIGRPRSPSFNPFVVPAQNAENPHERSSLTTHVASLEGIANGSADSFDEDEIEDDSGDEAEVIPETQPLQEETFIPTQVEPINVMGVGSVSSSTLGHYLQLSLGPMHSTTAEDIPSNYALISEVELEIGLKFQNKETTMLAVKNYNIRRSAEFKVVESDHTRLRRRGLPDFGKSENTKGLTVVWHLRHCKIMLNLIQMSYSSTYSHGSSRHDHLHKSVAGFCGVSVQIQGVLQEGLVSKAKGTIFDLQTRPYYVDNTLDRDSVMFHHVLWSFLSCVEAFKHCKPLVLVDGTHLYGKYMGTLLMGIAQDGNNNILPIDFVLVEKENTDSWYFFLTNLRRHIASNFATNFKSKEAKRHIVNAAYSKTQEQAQYYLELINAEDLATSPAMMAWIRGLEPPKWLQHRDEGRRYGHMTMNLSECINSVLKEILANREGITQMLVTSYDRTTSIFIVDEIAVVGAQSWFRVFLQQRRCDCGYFQTLHYPCAHALAACTHARLDWQCYVDDVYRVENVFRVYQMEFSPLPNEEVWPPHEGQRLRPNPHMRRSIEGQPIP